In the Streptomyces formicae genome, one interval contains:
- a CDS encoding NUDIX hydrolase, whose amino-acid sequence MSPYDPSAFEPFAVTVDLVVLTVRRHALCALAVRRGEPPFQGRWALPGGFVRPDEDLSAAAARELIEETGLCAHDPGAPAQANGAHLEQLATYGDPKRDPRMRVVSVAHLALAPDLPAPRAGGDAHSARWAPVEALLNQGGYGREDEQAAPLAFDHAQILADGVERARSKIEYSSLATAFCPPEFTVGELRRVYEAVWGVVLDPRNFHRKVTGTPGFLVPTGGTTTRQGGRPAQLFRAGGATLLNPPMLRPEV is encoded by the coding sequence ATGTCGCCCTACGACCCGTCGGCCTTCGAGCCCTTCGCAGTCACCGTCGACCTGGTCGTGCTGACCGTGCGCCGTCACGCGCTGTGTGCGCTGGCCGTGCGGCGCGGTGAGCCGCCATTCCAAGGGCGTTGGGCGCTCCCCGGCGGGTTCGTACGTCCTGATGAGGACCTGTCCGCCGCGGCCGCGCGCGAACTGATCGAGGAAACCGGCCTCTGCGCCCACGACCCGGGCGCACCGGCCCAGGCCAACGGGGCGCACCTCGAGCAGCTCGCCACGTACGGCGACCCCAAGCGCGATCCGCGGATGAGAGTGGTCAGCGTCGCCCATCTCGCCCTCGCACCCGATCTGCCCGCGCCCCGGGCGGGCGGCGACGCACACAGCGCGCGCTGGGCGCCGGTGGAGGCGCTGCTCAACCAGGGGGGTTACGGCAGGGAGGACGAACAGGCCGCGCCGCTCGCCTTCGACCACGCGCAGATCCTGGCGGACGGTGTGGAGCGCGCCCGCTCCAAGATCGAGTACTCCTCGCTGGCCACGGCCTTCTGCCCGCCGGAGTTCACCGTCGGCGAGCTGCGACGGGTGTACGAGGCTGTCTGGGGCGTCGTGCTCGACCCCCGCAACTTCCACCGCAAGGTGACGGGCACACCGGGCTTCCTCGTACCCACCGGCGGTACGACCACCCGGCAGGGCGGCCGCCCCGCGCAGCTCTTCCGTGCGGGTGGCGCGACGCTGCTCAACCCGCCGATGCTGCGTCCCGAGGTCTGA
- a CDS encoding ATP-binding cassette domain-containing protein encodes MIQAIGLTSNPRQELPPAVDDVSFEARTGRVTALLGAEAAGKTTALRLMLELQQGRGIAYFRGRPLHRIARPSREVGVLLGEVPGHPARSVRGHLRMLCAAGGVPVQRADDVLEVIGLVSLRDQRLGTLSRGMDRRLGLGCALLTDPHTLVLDAPAHGLSTRESGWLHGVLRAHARQGGTVLFTTDDPKEAARTADRVVTLEAGRLVADQEVADFARTRLRPRVAVQSPHAARLGALLAKEARASRRSVEVVNEDGSRLSVYGSSCADVGEAAYRHGILVHQLADEIGDAGPSLPTEVRADPPGNRSDSRTGSRTGERIDGRLHVAADDDSDPRPDPDPGPAPDPDPTEILLTPLVPLEGAGDADHARVAAGPSAPQDPASSLPPPITVRHGRSPLRPLRYELRRVAGVGSGYLTAAAVVAVSALIAVFLARAGHTPQARLIAAWPEELPLPPAALGAGLLGALAFGDEFRHPALAADRGTVPRRLGLLGAKLLVAAATALLLCLLAVVSDAALLHLVYGEELTKVPADWLSLSASWVALVTGCAWAGVLAAGVFRSTTAGLAAVLAVPIVVVPLVQKALEGPSVRSAAGLPARLRDLALVQWPFGVERYLAGGVRMIAQPVGGALMLSLTALLCAYLLTAMRGRVR; translated from the coding sequence ATGATCCAGGCCATCGGACTGACCAGCAATCCCCGCCAGGAGCTCCCGCCCGCCGTCGACGACGTGTCCTTCGAGGCGCGCACCGGCCGTGTCACGGCGCTGCTCGGCGCCGAGGCCGCCGGCAAGACCACGGCGCTGCGGCTGATGCTCGAACTCCAACAGGGCCGTGGAATCGCGTACTTCAGAGGCCGCCCACTGCACCGTATCGCCCGTCCGTCCCGCGAGGTCGGCGTTCTCCTGGGTGAGGTTCCTGGGCACCCGGCCCGCTCGGTCCGCGGGCATCTGCGCATGCTCTGCGCGGCCGGTGGAGTGCCCGTGCAGCGGGCTGACGACGTCCTCGAGGTCATCGGTCTCGTCAGCCTGCGGGACCAGCGTCTCGGTACGCTCTCGCGCGGCATGGACCGACGCCTCGGACTGGGCTGCGCACTCCTCACCGACCCGCACACCCTTGTTCTCGACGCGCCTGCTCATGGGCTCTCGACCCGGGAGAGCGGATGGCTGCACGGCGTTCTGAGAGCCCATGCGCGCCAGGGCGGCACCGTCCTGTTCACCACGGACGACCCCAAAGAGGCCGCCAGGACCGCCGATCGCGTCGTCACACTGGAGGCGGGGCGGCTCGTCGCCGATCAGGAGGTCGCGGACTTCGCGCGCACCAGGCTCCGCCCCAGGGTCGCCGTCCAGAGCCCCCACGCGGCCCGTCTCGGCGCGCTGCTCGCCAAGGAGGCGCGCGCGAGCCGACGCTCCGTGGAAGTGGTCAACGAGGACGGCAGCAGGCTCTCCGTGTACGGCAGCAGCTGTGCCGATGTGGGGGAGGCCGCGTATCGCCACGGCATTCTCGTCCACCAACTCGCCGATGAGATCGGGGACGCGGGGCCGTCGTTGCCCACGGAGGTCAGGGCCGACCCGCCCGGCAACCGCAGCGACAGTCGAACGGGTAGCCGAACCGGTGAGCGAATCGATGGTCGGCTCCACGTCGCCGCGGATGACGACTCCGACCCACGCCCAGACCCAGACCCAGGCCCCGCCCCAGACCCGGACCCGACCGAGATCCTGCTGACCCCGCTGGTCCCTCTCGAGGGCGCTGGTGACGCCGACCACGCGCGCGTCGCCGCGGGCCCTTCCGCCCCGCAGGACCCGGCGTCCTCGCTGCCGCCTCCCATCACGGTCCGTCACGGCCGGAGTCCTCTCCGGCCTCTGCGGTACGAGCTGCGTCGCGTCGCGGGCGTCGGCAGTGGCTATCTCACCGCGGCCGCCGTCGTGGCCGTCTCCGCCCTGATCGCCGTCTTCCTGGCCAGGGCCGGTCATACGCCGCAGGCGCGCCTCATCGCCGCATGGCCCGAGGAACTTCCCCTGCCGCCCGCGGCTCTTGGTGCCGGTCTGCTCGGCGCGCTCGCGTTCGGCGACGAGTTCCGTCACCCCGCCCTCGCCGCGGACCGGGGCACCGTCCCGCGCCGCCTGGGGCTGCTCGGCGCCAAGCTGCTCGTCGCCGCCGCCACGGCGCTGCTGCTGTGCCTGCTCGCGGTGGTCTCCGACGCCGCGCTCCTCCATCTCGTATACGGAGAAGAACTCACGAAGGTTCCCGCTGACTGGCTTTCGCTGAGCGCGAGTTGGGTGGCCTTGGTGACCGGATGCGCGTGGGCGGGGGTGCTCGCCGCCGGCGTCTTCCGGTCCACCACCGCGGGCCTCGCCGCCGTGCTCGCGGTGCCGATCGTCGTCGTACCCCTCGTACAGAAGGCCTTGGAGGGACCATCTGTGCGATCGGCGGCGGGGCTTCCTGCGAGGCTGCGCGACCTCGCGCTGGTGCAGTGGCCGTTCGGAGTCGAGCGGTACCTGGCCGGTGGCGTGCGCATGATCGCCCAACCCGTGGGTGGCGCACTGATGTTGTCGTTGACCGCTCTGCTCTGCGCGTATCTGCTCACGGCGATGCGCGGCAGGGTCCGTTGA